DNA from Amycolatopsis sp. DSM 110486:
TCCCGTGCCTGAGAGTTGCCTCTTCGGGTCGGTCAGGCCGCGGAAGGTGGCGTCGACGGTGCCGCTCGCGACCGCCGCGAGCGCCGCCTCGAGGTTGAGGTCGGCCAATGCGACGACGTTCAGGTCGAGCCCGCGGCGTTGCTGATAGAAGGCATGAAGGAGGGTGGCCGGTGCCGTCCGCCGGTTCCGTACGTCGACTCGGAGCGCTCGGCGTCCGGGCATCACCGATGCGATAGCGCGATCCTCGGCCTGGAGCAGCTCGCGGGCGTGCGGCAGGAACGCCTGGCCGTCGACCGTCAGCGTGGCGCCGCGAGGCCCGCGGGCGAAGAGAACCACGCCGAGCTCGCGCTCGAGGGCACCGATGCGCTTCGAGACAGCCTGCTGAGTGACGCCCAGCTCGTCGGCCGCGCTCTGGAACTGTCCTTCCGAAGCGACCTGGAGGAAGGTCCGCACCGCGTCGAGATCCACACACTCACCCTAGTGACACAACGGGGAGTTGTGGCGCGCCGCCAGATCGGTTGTTACCTCCCGCTTCGCCACTGGGGATTGCATATCCCGAGCAGTACGGACGGTTGTGGATACACGAGATGGAGGAACGACGTGGCACGCAGGAAGCTCGGGCGGCAGTTCGGATGGCTGTGGGCCGCGTACGTGGTCAGTGCCTACGGCTCCGGTCTCGGGTTCGGCGCCTTCGGCCTGATCGCCATCAGCGTCCTGCACTCCAGCCCCGCCAGCGTTTCCGCGCTCTCGTCGGCAAGCCTCATCGTCGGTGCCCTCGTCGCTATCCCGACCGGGCCCTGGATCGAAACCCGACGCAAGCGGACCGTCATGATCACGATGGACCTGCTGCGCTTCGCCGCGATGGCGACCATTCCGCTGGCCTACTGGCTCGGCTGGCTGACCTACGTGCAGCTGTTGCTCGTCGCGATCGTGGTTGCCGCTGCCAAGATCGGGTTCGCCACCGCCAGCGGCGCCTACCTGAAGTCGGTCGTGGCCCGCGACGACCTCCTGGCGGCCAACAGCCGCTTCGAATCCACATGGTGGAGCTCGATCGCGATTGGCCCGCCGCTGGGCGGCGCCGCGATCGGGCTGTTCGGCTACACCACTACCGTTGTCGCCGACGGCCTGAGCTACCTGCTCTCAGCGCTCGGCATCACCGCCATCGGCGGCCGCGAGCCGACTCCCATGAAGGATGCGGCGAAGAAGGTCACCCTGCGGGATCTGCCGGACAGTTGGCGGTACCTGCTCAGCCACCCGCAGCTGCGTCCAGTATTCCTGAACCGCCTCGCCGTAGGCGGCCTCATCATGGCGCAGGAACCGCTGGTCGCGGTGCTCATGCTGCGTGACCTCCACTTCGCGCCGTGGCAGTACGGACTCGCCTTCGCCGTACCGTGCATCGGCGGATTCGTCGGCTCGCGCCTTGCCGGTCCAACAGTCGCCAAGTACGGCGAGCACAAGGTCATGTGGCTCGCGGCCATCGGCGCGGTCCTATGGCCGATTGGACTGGCGTTCATTCCCACCGGCATCGCCGGACTGCTGCTGGTCATGGTCATCGAGTTCGGTGTCATCATGCCGATGAGCCTGTTCAACCCGGTGGTCGCGACCTTCCGGCTCAAGCACATCGAGCACGTGCGACTCTCACGGACGCTGTCGGCGTGGCAGATCAGCAGCAGCCTCGCTACGGCCTTCCTCACGCTCGCGTGGGGCGTCCTGGCAGCGCTGACGTCGACGAGGATCGCGATCGGGTTGGCCGGCCTTGTGCTGCTTGCCACGCCGCTGCTCCTGCTCCGGGCCGCGACATCGCGCGACAGCGCCCCTGCGCGCACCGGGCCACCTGGCGAGCGCCAAACGAGGCCGCTCATCACTGAGGAGATGTGACCGCCCGCCATACGGCGGCGGGTTTCGCGTGCCCTGACCTGACCACGTTCTGCCGACTCGACGAGCTCGGTCTCGAAGCCATAGGACAGCGTCTCGAGTTAGACCGCGCGGTGATCACGTGCCGGGTCGTCAAGTCCGATCAGTGGTGCCGTCGCTGCGGCGGTGAAGGCGTCCCGCGTGACAGTGTCGTCCGTCGGTTGGCGCACGAACCGCGGGGCTGGCGCGCGACGATGCTGGAGATCATCGTGCGTCGCTACAGATGCACCGACTGCAAGCACGTCTGGCGTCAGGACACCACGCTGGCGGCCGAGCCGCGAGCGAAGTTGTCGCGCCGCGGGCTGCGGTGGGCGCTGGAAGCGATCGTGGTCCAGTACCTGACCGTCGCCCGGGTCGCCGAAGGCCTCGGGGTCGCGTGGAACTCCGCCAACGACGCCGTCCTGGCCGAAGGCAAGCGGCTGCTGATCGATGACGAGCGCCGGTTCGACGGCGTCACCGCGATCGGGATTGATGAGCACGTATGGCGTCACACCCGCCGTGGCGACAAGTACGTCACGGTGATCATCGACCTCACCGGGATCCGTGACGGCACCGGACCTGCACGGCTGCTCGACATGGTCGAGGGCCGCTCCAAGCAGGCGTTCAAAACCTGGCTCTCCCAGCGCCCCGAGGCATGGCGCGACGCCGTGGAGGTCGTTGCGATGGACGGGTCACCGGCTTCAAGACCGCCACTACCGAGGAGCTTCCCGACGCAGTCGCGGTGAGGGACCCCTTCCATGTGATCCGCCTGGCGGGCGACGCGCTCGACCGCTGTCGCCGCCTTCCGCGACCACGCGATTGCCCACAACCCGCTTCGCCTGCCGGTCAACAGAACCCCCCGGGACAAGGGCGCCTAACAGGACTCCAGGAACCGCTTCAGCACCCGCGTCCCGAACCGGAGCCCGTCGACCGGCACGCGTTCGTC
Protein-coding regions in this window:
- a CDS encoding MFS transporter, with protein sequence MARRKLGRQFGWLWAAYVVSAYGSGLGFGAFGLIAISVLHSSPASVSALSSASLIVGALVAIPTGPWIETRRKRTVMITMDLLRFAAMATIPLAYWLGWLTYVQLLLVAIVVAAAKIGFATASGAYLKSVVARDDLLAANSRFESTWWSSIAIGPPLGGAAIGLFGYTTTVVADGLSYLLSALGITAIGGREPTPMKDAAKKVTLRDLPDSWRYLLSHPQLRPVFLNRLAVGGLIMAQEPLVAVLMLRDLHFAPWQYGLAFAVPCIGGFVGSRLAGPTVAKYGEHKVMWLAAIGAVLWPIGLAFIPTGIAGLLLVMVIEFGVIMPMSLFNPVVATFRLKHIEHVRLSRTLSAWQISSSLATAFLTLAWGVLAALTSTRIAIGLAGLVLLATPLLLLRAATSRDSAPARTGPPGERQTRPLITEEM